CGACAAGATTGGCTAAAAGCTTTCGTGGTACGAATGCCAGCAGGACCTGCGCGGTAAAAATCTTTAACCGCTTGATCGTCAGTGATGGTTATATCGTACTTCTCGATCACTTGGGCGAGTGACAAACCAAGCATGCTGCGAATTTCGGTATGTAATAAACCAGCACGGGCTAATTCACCTAAAATGGCGACAATGCCGCCGGCACGGTGAACATCTTCCATGTGATAATCGGGCGTTGATGGCGCAACTTTACATAGCTGTGGCACGACGCGAGATAAGCGGTCGATGTCGGCCATGGTGAAATCTATCTTGCCTTCTTGGGCTATCGCAATTAGATGCAAGACAGTATTGGTTGAACCACCCATCGCGATATCAAGGGTCATCGCATTTTCAAAAGCTTGTTTAGTCGCGATAGCACGTGGCAAGGCCAGCGGATCGTCATTTTTATAAAACGCTTCACATAGTTTCACGATGTGTTTACCGGCATTGATAAACAGCGCTTCACGATCGCTATGAGTTGCTAACATTGAACCGTTGCCGGGCTGGGCTAAACCTAGCGCTTCAGCTAAACAGTTCATTGAGTTGGCGGTGAACATGCCAGAACATGAACCACACGTAGGACAAGCAGAGCGTTCAACTTGATCGCTTTGCTCGTCACTAACATTTTTATCGGCACCCTGGATCATCGCATCAACTAAGTCGAGCTTGATGATTTGGTCTGAAAGCTTGGTTTTACCGGCTTCCATCGGGCCACCAGAAACAAAAATTACCGGAATGTTAAGGCGCATTGCTGCCATCATCATGCCCGGAGTAATTTTGTCACAGTTAGAGATACACACCATCGCATCGGCACAGTGGGCATTAACCATATATTCCACTGAGTCGGCAATCAGCTCACGCGAAGGCAGGCTGTACAACATACCCGCATGGCCCATTGCAATACCGTCATCAACGGCTATGGTATTAAACTCTTTGGCAACCGCGCCAGCGTCTTCAATCGCACGAGCGACGAGTTGGCCCATGTCTTTTAAGTGGACATGACCTGGGACAAATTGAGTGAAAGAGTTAACAACTGCAATGATTGGCTTACCAAAATCATTGTCTGTCATACCAGTTGCGCGCCAAAGGGCACGAGCGCCAGCCATATTACGGCCTTGAGTGGATGTTGCTGAGCGTAGTTTTGCCATGGGGATCTCTAGTTAGGGTTAGCTCGAAGGACTAACCCAAAGTTAAATTAAAAGTTAAATTAAAAGTATTATTCGATGTTTTCTAACCAACCATATTTGTCTTCGGTGGTGCCATTAAATAGGCCAAAGAATGCATCTTGCAGCTTGCGGGTGACGTCGCCCATTTTGCCTTCACCAACGGTAATGCCGTCAACTGAACGTACCGCGACGATTTCAGACGCCGTGCCACACATAAAGAACTCATCAGCTAAGTAAAGTGTCTCACGAGCAATCAGCTCTTCGCGTACTTCATAACCCATGTCTTTGGCTAAAATCATCACGGTATCGCGGGTTAAACCAGTAAGAATAGACGCACTTGCTGGTGGCGTGTAAATTACCCCTTTACGGACTAAAAATAAGTTTTGGCCTGCGCCTTCGCTGACGTAATTATTAATGTCTAGTGCGATGCCTTCGGTGTAACCGTGACGACGCGCTTCCATTGAAATAAGTTGCGATGACAGGTAGTTACCGCCCGCTTTAGCACCGGTAGGCATAGTATTTGGCGCTAAACGGTTCCATGAAGAAACGCCAACATCAACCCCTTGCTCACGCGCTTCATCGCCAAGGTAGGCACCCCAGAAGAATGCAGCAATCATTAGATCTGCTTCAGCATCTAGTGGTGGACGTAGGCCCATGCCGATATCGCCGTAAAAGGCTAGTGGGCGCAGGTAGGCATCTTCTAAGCCATTATTTTTAACCGCATCTTTACAGGCTTGAATCACTTCTTCCTTGGTATAAGGAATGGTCATTTGATAAATTTTTGCCGAGTTGAATAAACGATCGATATGTTCTTCAAGACGAAAAATGATGGTGCCTTTTGGCGTTTTATAAGCTCTGATCCCTTCAAAAACCGAAGAACCATAATGAAGCGCGTGACTCATGACGTGGACGGTAGCGTCTTTCCAAGGCATGAATTTACCGTTAAACCAAATCAGTTCCGGAGTATTCGCGTTCGACATATATATATTCCTTATTATTATTTATTGGCCAGCGTCGAGCATTAAAAATGCTAAACGCTAAGCACGTTTCTCTTGAGTAACTTCCGTCAGGTGGGTAACCTGAGTCACATCGATTAATTTCTCTAATTGATTTATCAGCAAATGAATCGGTCTGATACTCGACACCGAAAACTCCAAGGTCGCAGACTCACTTTGCCAATTGAGTAACTCTACCTTAAAGCCGCGATGACGTGCTACTCGCAAGACCCGTTCAAGCACCTCTGGACTGTTATTTAGGACAAGCTTTAAGGTGTTATTTTGTAAACTCATTTATACACTCTCCATCATATCAGCGTTAGAAGCGCCCGGTGGCACTAAGGGCCAAACATTGTCTGCTTCGTGAATACGTACGTGCAGCAAGTAAGCACCATCGCTATTAAGCATTTCATTCAGGGCTGACTGCACTTCACTTTGTTGGGTGATGCACTTGGCTTCAATATCGAAAGCTTTGGCTAAGGCAACAAAGTCTGGATTATCAGTTAATATTGTTTCACTGTAACGCTCTTCAAAAAATAGCTGCTGCCATTGACGCACCATACCTAAGCGTTGGTTGTCGATTAATACAATTTTGACATTAAGCTTCTCGCGTTTGATTGTGCCCAGTTCTTGAACATTCATCATAAACGAGCCATCGCCCGACACGACTACTACCGGATCATTCGGCCGCGCATGACGTGCGCCGATGCCAGCTGGCAAACCAAAACCCATCGTGCCTAAACCAGCACTCGACAAGTGGTTTTCAGGGCGAGTAAAGCGCATGTGCTGAGCCACCCACATTTGGTGCTGACCAACATCACAGGTAACAATGGCATTATTAGGCAGTTTGTCAGACAACTGGCGCAGTAATTGTGGCGCGTAAATGGTGACATAAGGAGCGTTATAACTGGTGCCAAATTCTTGCTTTAGATCCCAGCATTTACGCTGCCAGTCTTTTATTTCTAACGACACGGCCAATTGTGGCAATACTTTGACTAAGTCGGCGCAAATCGAAATATCACAGGCGCGAATTTTACCGATTTCAGCCGGATCGATATCTAAATGTAATACTTTAGCGCCTTGAGCGAAGGTCGCTACGTGACCCGTTACTCGGTCGTCAAAACGTGCACCAACTACCACCAATAAATCACAATCGTGAACCGACAAGTTAGCTGCTCGATTGCCGTGCATGCCCAACATGCCTAACGCGTAATGCGAAGTGGTTGGCACGGCGCCAATACCTTTAAGGGTTGTAACCGATGGTATGCCTGTTACTTCGATAAATTTTTGCAGTTGGTCCACCGCATTGGCCATGCCAACACCGCCACCAACATATAAAATGGGGCGCTGTGCTTGTTGCAGTAACTCAATTGCGGCGGTTAAATCAGCGGTTTCGGCAGGTTCAATCGCGTCAATTTGTGAAATTTCAA
This region of Gammaproteobacteria bacterium genomic DNA includes:
- the ilvD gene encoding dihydroxy-acid dehydratase; the protein is MAKLRSATSTQGRNMAGARALWRATGMTDNDFGKPIIAVVNSFTQFVPGHVHLKDMGQLVARAIEDAGAVAKEFNTIAVDDGIAMGHAGMLYSLPSRELIADSVEYMVNAHCADAMVCISNCDKITPGMMMAAMRLNIPVIFVSGGPMEAGKTKLSDQIIKLDLVDAMIQGADKNVSDEQSDQVERSACPTCGSCSGMFTANSMNCLAEALGLAQPGNGSMLATHSDREALFINAGKHIVKLCEAFYKNDDPLALPRAIATKQAFENAMTLDIAMGGSTNTVLHLIAIAQEGKIDFTMADIDRLSRVVPQLCKVAPSTPDYHMEDVHRAGGIVAILGELARAGLLHTEIRSMLGLSLAQVIEKYDITITDDQAVKDFYRAGPAGIRTTKAFSQSCRWDTLDDDRANGCIRSIEHAFSLEGGLAVLAGNLATKGCIVKTAGVDDDNLTFSGPARIFESQDSAVKGILSGKVGAGDVVVIRYEGPRGGPGMQEMLYPTTYLKSMGLGKKCALITDGRFSGGTSGLSIGHVSPEAASGGDIGLVEENDIIDIDIPNRSIAIRISPLELASRRSEMDARGNKAWKPVDRKRKVSIALQAYAMLATSADMGAIRDPSLFEPED
- a CDS encoding branched-chain amino acid transaminase — translated: MSNANTPELIWFNGKFMPWKDATVHVMSHALHYGSSVFEGIRAYKTPKGTIIFRLEEHIDRLFNSAKIYQMTIPYTKEEVIQACKDAVKNNGLEDAYLRPLAFYGDIGMGLRPPLDAEADLMIAAFFWGAYLGDEAREQGVDVGVSSWNRLAPNTMPTGAKAGGNYLSSQLISMEARRHGYTEGIALDINNYVSEGAGQNLFLVRKGVIYTPPASASILTGLTRDTVMILAKDMGYEVREELIARETLYLADEFFMCGTASEIVAVRSVDGITVGEGKMGDVTRKLQDAFFGLFNGTTEDKYGWLENIE
- the ilvM gene encoding acetolactate synthase 2 small subunit, whose product is MSLQNNTLKLVLNNSPEVLERVLRVARHRGFKVELLNWQSESATLEFSVSSIRPIHLLINQLEKLIDVTQVTHLTEVTQEKRA
- a CDS encoding acetolactate synthase 2 catalytic subunit, yielding MRGADLLVKYLKLEGIDTVFGYPGGAIMPVYDALYDAGLKHVLCRHEQGAAFSAVGYARSSNKVGVCIATSGPGATNLVTALADAYMDSVPIVAITGQVSTAVIGTDAFQEIDVLGLSLSCTKHSFMVTRKEDLARVLKQAFTIAKSGRPGPVLIDIPKDIQLADIEAELEISQIDAIEPAETADLTAAIELLQQAQRPILYVGGGVGMANAVDQLQKFIEVTGIPSVTTLKGIGAVPTTSHYALGMLGMHGNRAANLSVHDCDLLVVVGARFDDRVTGHVATFAQGAKVLHLDIDPAEIGKIRACDISICADLVKVLPQLAVSLEIKDWQRKCWDLKQEFGTSYNAPYVTIYAPQLLRQLSDKLPNNAIVTCDVGQHQMWVAQHMRFTRPENHLSSAGLGTMGFGLPAGIGARHARPNDPVVVVSGDGSFMMNVQELGTIKREKLNVKIVLIDNQRLGMVRQWQQLFFEERYSETILTDNPDFVALAKAFDIEAKCITQQSEVQSALNEMLNSDGAYLLHVRIHEADNVWPLVPPGASNADMMESV